A genomic region of Miscanthus floridulus cultivar M001 chromosome 3, ASM1932011v1, whole genome shotgun sequence contains the following coding sequences:
- the LOC136543512 gene encoding UPF0481 protein At3g47200-like, translating into MACCCKSSRAGGCGHGTRGELERAVEAFGVTRQMEGNQDDRTESRDSFTEKFMTHLRNRRSIPRETCTIYRVPPEILAVDKQAYLPTVVGLGPYLHDRIKSSNELKQLQEYKWRCVDKLVSRTSSLIRKCLQRMKDQEQRVRDSYSRDINMNSEQLAKKMVLDGCFILHLLLKHADHAPDGDAGAGGQVQDDDDDDWTQVIGRCWIWNLVKYDLLLLENQIPFFVIVDLHELLRTEPPLPAEKLISSGLQLFSALYPLTTPGSFTVSVDQVHHLLHLVYLSIIPQNLPAANSPVPQESVHNVLPSAKELMESGVKFRKKTNAQSFLDITFTGGVLEIPELRIYNYSNSLFRNLIAFEQCYPGTRSHVTASAAFMDLLVRTVDGARLLHLKGILVNGTAKEEHVNRFFSQISSGAHYTADRNYLGSLIEDVVAYHGKRRNRWRAALERNYCTNPWVIISVLAACVLLLLAVTNTVVALLSRLKH; encoded by the exons ATGGCTTGTTGTTGCAAGTCGTCGAGAGCAGGCGGGTGCGGGCACGGCACTCGTGGAGAACTAGAGCGTGCAGTCGAAGCCTTTGGTGTGACAAGACAAATGGAAGGTAACCAGGATGATCGAACCGAATCAAGGGACAGTTTCACTGAGAAGTTCATGACACACCTGAGGAACCGACGTAGTATCCCGCGCGAGACGTGCACGATATACAGGGTACCGCCTGAAATACTGGCAGTTGACAAACAAGCTTATTTGCCTACCGTTGTCGGCCTTGGCCCTTACTTGCATGACAGGATCAAATCAAGCAATGAGCTGAAGCAGCTACAAGAGTACAAATGGAGGTGTGTCGACAAGCTCGTGTCCAGGACGT CATCCTTGATCCGGAAGTGCTTGCAAAGAATGAAGGATCAGGAGCAGCGAGTGAGAGACTCCTACTCACGGGATATCAACATGAACAGTGAACAGTTAGCGAAGAAGATGGTGCTCGACGGTTGCTTCATCCTTCACCTGCTTCTAAAGCATGCTGATCATGCTCCTGATGGGGATGCTGGGGCTGGAGGACAGGtgcaggacgacgacgacgacgactggaCACAAGTTATCGGAAGATGTTGGATTTGGAATCTGGTGAAGTACGATCTACTGCTGCTTGAGAACCAAATACCATTTTTTGTCATCGTGGACTTGCACGAGCTGCTGAGAACGGAGCCTCCTCTGCCTGCAGAAAAGCTCATATCTAGCGGGCTCCAGTTGTTCAGTGCCCTATATCCATTAACCACCCCTGGTAGCTTTACTGTTTCTGTCGACCAAGTACATCACCTGCTCCATTTGGTTTACCTCTCTATCATTCCTCAGAACCTTCCTGCAGCAAACAGCCCAGTACCACAAGAAAGCGTGCACAACGTGCTACCCAGTGCAAAGGAGCTGATGGAGTCGGGAGTCAAGTTCAGAAAGAAGACAAATGCACAATCTTTCTTGGATATAACATTCACCGGAGGTGTATTGGAGATTCCTGAGCTGAGGATATATAACTACAGCAACTCCCTCTTCAGGAACCTGATCGCGTTCGAGCAGTGCTACCCTGGCACCCGCAGCCATGTGACCGCCTCCGCGGCGTTCATGGATCTCCTTGTGAGGACCGTGGACGGCGCCAGATTGCTGCACCTGAAAGGAATCCTCGTCAACGGGACGGCCAAGGAGGAGCACGTCAACCGGTTCTTCAGCCAGATTAGCAGCGGGGCGCACTATACTGCTGACAGGAATTACCTCGGGAGCCTGATTGAAGACGTCGTGGCATATCATGGCAAGCGTCGGAACAGATGGAGAGCAGCCCTGGAGCGAAACTACTGCACCAACCCATGGGTGATCATTTCAGTCCTAGCTGCGTGTGTCCTACTTCTCCTTGCTGTAACAAACACAGTTGTTGCTCTGTTGAGCCGTCTTAAGCACTGA
- the LOC136543513 gene encoding uncharacterized protein, whose amino-acid sequence MELPADSIDIALFNAATSVTVHNGRKASFWLSSCWVNGRSPAQIYPCLFKHSRRKKRSVRDAVAGGSWIGDIAYNLTTELLDEFFKLWQEIEAAGIDLNDTREEDITWILESSGTYTARSAYKIQFEGQCLSNFPRLWLGS is encoded by the coding sequence ATGGAGTTGCCGGCCGACTCGATAGACATTGCTCTGTTCAACGCGGCAACATCTGTCACAGTCCACAACGGGAGAAAGGCGTCCTTCTGGCTGTCCTCCTGCTGGGTTAATGGTCGGTCCCCAGCACAAATATACCCTTGCCTCTTCAAGCATAGCAGGCGCAAGAAGAGATCAGTGAGAGACGCAGTAGCTGGCGGCTCTTGGATTGGAGACATTGCTTACAATTTGACGACGGAGCTGCTGGACGAATTCTTCAAGCTATGGCAAGAGATCGAGGCAGCTGGCATTGATTTGAACGATACTAGAGAGGAGGACATCACTTGGATTCTAGAGAGCTCAGGAACATACACAGCAAGGTCAGCCTACAAAATCCAATTTGAAGGGCAATGCCTATCAAATTTCCCGCGCCTCTGGCTGGGCAGCTAG